Part of the Trichoplusia ni isolate ovarian cell line Hi5 chromosome 16, tn1, whole genome shotgun sequence genome, tgtttttgtgtcacTGCTTCAGAGGTTATAAAAACATTCTATTACCTATGTTTTCTCTCTTGTAGAGACATGCCAGATTTTTCACTGgcattctttttcttttgcattTCCTGCTGCTTCTTTTGATTCTTGGCGCGAGCCAAATCCCTCTGGTTACCACCTGAAACGTAATTACCACATTAAATACGACTACCTACCTACCATCACAAGGAAAAATGCGTGGGAAAATGAAATCATGATTTGTTATGTACCACAATAGACtgcttttaaattgattaaaaacacaCGATAAGTAATgtaaacatcataaaatattggTTCAATAGAGCGGATAGAATCAATTTACATGACCTAAAGCGTCACCCAAATATGACTCGTGTCCGTGTCATGGATATCGCTTGTAAGCATGCTACAATCTAGAATGTTCGTTGGCGTTGTCCTTTCAGGATATTAgctattttagttttaagctcGTAGCGTTATCCTTTATTCACTTGTAGAACTTTGTAAACACAACtgtataagtatgtatgtatgtcagTACTTACGGGTCATCTCGTATAATTAATTACTCAACGCCAGCAAGGTTGGACTTGTGGGAAGTCGCAATTACCTATTTAGCAGGTATAATAGCGTTTAGGAAGAACGGACGATACGCTAGTCCGGCCGAAACCTTGGACAACGCACCGCCCTTCCTTCTTACCAATACGAAAGAAACTTTGAAAACAACTAAAAGATAACGCTGGCTTCTAACAAAAAGCCTGAGCCAGCTGGCCACAACCACAAACAAAATGTCAATGATTTTGACTTTTGAAATGCTTTCTTTTATGTTTGAAACAAAGCATTTTGAGCGCAGCGAAACTATGTTCTCTTCAGTGTGCTTCAGTGTGCTCCCTTTATCCTTTATAGAAAACTGCTAGAAGAGCTAACTGAGCTGCCCCAGCACGAGAAAAAATTAAGCACCTATATAAACATGTCAGCAAAGATTCGACAATTCGACGCTATTAACATGTAGTTACAAATTACTGATGATATTATTTCATACTAGCTGTGCCAAAATATTATTGCTTATAGTTATATTAATGTTACTATCCACTATCACTTAGGTGAAATATGTAGAAAGATAACCTGCAAGCAAAACCTCATTCCagattaaatatcaaaaaattgTTTAGCATTTTTGGCAACACAAAGATTGTTACCGCTGTTGTTTGCAACACAACAAAAAGATCAGTCATCAGTTAAAATCAACTTTGCTTCACATTTTGACAAAGAAATCGGCAAGCAAAGCAAGAGCTCCAAATCGAAAACTGTCAAAATGTCGATCAATGCACAAGTCCACCTTactaataacgaaaataataaaaagaatgaCAAAACACTTAAACAATTGTTTCCAAAACGTGATGAGTGCTCACATGTTTCTTGTTATTggcaagttttatttatgttttaattcaaaacaattatttacgaATACtaggaaaatgtttaaataacatgCTTTTGTTGTGTTCTTTAGTGAAGAAAACGTCTGGAAACTATGTCAGGATGTGTCATTGAGAATTCCAGAAGAATTGGACAGATGTTTCATCGTATTTATATCGAACCCCTGCCGTACGGTGCCTCTATGGAAACAAAGGGCTGGGCGCGAGGAGGATCGTCTCGTCATATGGGTGTGTACTGAAATCGTGTCacgctatttaaatttattgctctTTGTATTAATCCTAAAGCCCTCACACCACTTCAAGCACTTTACCATATTGTTCAAGTAAAAATCTTTGTTGCAGTCTTCCTGTACATTATTGCTTTGGTAACTATACTAGATACTCCTTGATTGTCCCTCAAGAGTTTGTATGATGTATATAGATACTAGATAGTCTAGGTCtagttgtatgtttgttttatagCTATACAGCACACAATCATCTTTGACCTATATTCTGTTCCCTCAATTCCTTTGTTGCAGGCAGCAATACAAAAGGCCATAAAATGCTAAATAGAGTTGTTTGTAGGCCATAGTAATCAAGGAGAATGTTATATTatgagtatattttaatttcaggaTTACCATGTGATATTTCTTTACTCCTGGGATAATAAAACCTGCCTTGTGTATGACTTGGACTCTGAGTTGCCATTCCCAACATTTTTCCACAAATATGTTACTGAGACATTTAGAACAGACCAAGTTCTGAAGTCAGACTTTCACAggtaataattgtttaaatgttaTCAAGTATGATTAGAATGAAAAAAACCTTATAATGattgtagttattttattcaCAGAGTTATGCTGTgcgaaatatttaagtaataaagcGGGGCCTATTTACTATTCAATTAAAACCTTCACTATAAACTATGATTTTATAGATTGGAAAAACCAATACTATATATAGTATATCTATAATGTTTTAGGTTCTTCCGTGTAGTGCCTGCAAAACAATTTCTGCAAACATTTGCTTCGGATCGTCGTCATATGAAGAGACCAGATGGCTCATGGGATTAAG contains:
- the LOC113501643 gene encoding putative SERF-like protein; amino-acid sequence: MTRGNQRDLARAKNQKKQQEMQKKKNASEKSGMSLQERKHRDAELMREKQRKKEEQVAANVTNQKQTAN
- the LOC113501641 gene encoding LOW QUALITY PROTEIN: protein N-terminal glutamine amidohydrolase-like (The sequence of the model RefSeq protein was modified relative to this genomic sequence to represent the inferred CDS: deleted 1 base in 1 codon); its protein translation is MSINAQVHLTNNENNKKNDKTLKQLFPKRDECSHVSCYCEENVWKLCQDVSLRIPEELDRCFIVFISNPCRTVPLWKQRAGREEDRLVIWDYHVIFLYSWDNKTCLVYDLDSELPFPTFFHKYVTETFRTDQVLKSDFHRFFRVVPAKQFLQTFASDRRHMKRPDGSWIKPPPPYPAICTPTSTHNLDEYINMDLGVGPGQVFNLTDFVQRFYKINK